The following are encoded in a window of Clostridia bacterium genomic DNA:
- a CDS encoding HAD-IA family hydrolase, whose amino-acid sequence MFKYILFDFDGTLIDTNELIILTLKETAKKFINRDLSPDDLNSILGRHLEEQMKCISPVFWEDMMLFYKTYYKANKDRMIKEFPGIREMLSQIKAIGCKTAIVSAKGRSGIEHGLDCFKLSEYIDVIVSAYDIQNNKPHPEPALKALELLCGVKEQSLLIGDSPYDILCGQNAGIKTVLVDWTIFPKNEICRLKPDFIIKEPTDLCKIIASQK is encoded by the coding sequence ATGTTCAAATATATCCTTTTCGACTTTGATGGAACACTTATTGATACCAATGAACTTATAATACTTACACTGAAAGAAACTGCAAAAAAGTTTATTAACAGGGATTTATCGCCGGATGACCTGAATTCTATTTTAGGCAGGCATCTGGAAGAACAGATGAAATGTATTTCCCCCGTTTTTTGGGAAGATATGATGCTGTTTTATAAAACCTATTATAAGGCAAATAAGGACAGAATGATAAAAGAGTTTCCGGGAATAAGAGAAATGCTCAGTCAAATAAAGGCTATAGGGTGTAAAACAGCTATTGTCTCTGCAAAAGGCAGGAGTGGTATAGAACATGGACTGGACTGTTTTAAACTTTCTGAATATATAGATGTCATCGTAAGTGCATATGATATACAAAACAACAAACCTCACCCTGAACCCGCGCTGAAAGCCCTCGAATTATTATGTGGTGTAAAGGAACAATCACTACTTATCGGGGATAGCCCATACGATATTTTATGCGGTCAAAATGCCGGAATTAAAACAGTTCTTGTCGATTGGACAATTTTTCCTAAAAATGAAATATGCAGGCTTAAGCCTGATTTCATAATCAAGGAGCCTACAGATCTGTGCAAGATTATTGCATCACAGAAATAA
- a CDS encoding endonuclease MutS2 → MNERTLKILEFDKIVRQISGRTASDLGMELAESLLPEKSFTRIQAALNETSDGVSFIVRKGSPPLSGIHDIRGSLKRAEMGSVLSPSELLRISDVLMASRNLKRYSSSDNLIIDGGNIVSELIGCLEPNKKLEEKIRLSIISEDEIADAASSTLASIRKQIKDAQNSIKDKLNDILKSSKYQKFMQEAIVTIRGDRYVIPVKNEHRNEIPGLVHDSSSSGATLFIEPMAVVEANNNIRQLKIKEQVEIERILYELTAEVSEILPGLQSDITILARLDFIFAKAKFSVDYNCVCPKLNDNKRTVIKKGRHPLLDKRNVVPIDFWIGDGFDTLVVTGPNTGGKTVTLKTVGLFTLMTQAGLHVPANEGTEISIFENVFADIGDEQSIEQSLSTFSSHMKNIVNILKNADNKSMVLFDELGAGTDPTEGAALAMSILECLHQMGAVTVATTHYSELKIYAVSTKGVENACCEFDVETLKPTYKLLIGIPGKSNAFAISKRLGLTEDIIERAKEFLTQEDIKFEDMLLSIEKNRSESEKEREKAQIYRIEIEKMKGEIEEQNRRINAQKDKILREAKEEARRILLEAKQEATDVLTEMRKMEADREAAQREREAEELKARLKSKLNRIEDSLAESLMPKQGYVKPPKNLKPGDSILIVNLNQKGTVVNPPNAEGEVLVQAGIMKINVHITNLKLVDEQKIETHKSGMGKIGVSKSKSVSMEVDLRGLNLDEAVEVVDKYLDDASIAGLHEVTIIHGKGTGVLRNGIHQFLRLNHHVGNFRLGKYGEGETGVTIVELK, encoded by the coding sequence ATGAATGAAAGAACGCTTAAGATATTGGAATTTGATAAAATTGTCAGGCAAATTTCCGGACGTACAGCTTCGGATCTTGGGATGGAGTTGGCTGAGTCGCTTTTGCCGGAAAAGAGTTTTACTAGGATACAAGCTGCACTGAATGAAACCAGTGACGGAGTCAGTTTTATAGTACGTAAGGGAAGCCCTCCCCTGAGTGGCATACATGATATTAGAGGGAGCCTTAAGCGTGCAGAAATGGGATCTGTATTGAGCCCTTCCGAGCTTTTGAGAATAAGCGATGTTCTTATGGCAAGCAGGAATTTGAAGAGGTACAGTTCTTCCGACAATCTGATCATAGATGGCGGTAATATTGTAAGTGAGCTTATCGGGTGCCTTGAACCCAATAAGAAGCTGGAAGAAAAAATCAGGCTGTCTATAATCAGTGAAGATGAGATAGCTGATGCTGCAAGCTCTACACTGGCTAGTATAAGAAAACAGATTAAAGATGCGCAAAATTCGATAAAGGATAAGTTGAATGACATACTGAAGTCATCGAAGTACCAGAAATTTATGCAGGAGGCAATAGTGACAATAAGGGGTGACAGATATGTTATTCCGGTAAAAAATGAACACAGGAATGAAATTCCCGGATTGGTGCACGATTCATCCTCCAGTGGAGCGACTCTATTTATAGAACCAATGGCAGTAGTAGAAGCTAATAACAATATAAGGCAATTGAAAATAAAAGAACAGGTTGAAATTGAAAGGATATTATATGAACTAACTGCTGAAGTTTCAGAAATATTACCGGGCCTCCAATCAGATATTACTATTCTTGCCAGACTGGACTTCATATTTGCCAAAGCAAAATTCAGTGTAGACTACAACTGTGTTTGCCCAAAGCTGAATGATAATAAAAGGACAGTTATTAAAAAGGGGCGTCATCCTCTTCTGGACAAGAGAAATGTTGTTCCAATTGATTTTTGGATTGGAGATGGATTTGACACCTTGGTAGTTACAGGACCGAATACGGGAGGAAAAACTGTCACCCTAAAGACTGTAGGATTATTTACGCTTATGACTCAAGCCGGTCTTCATGTTCCGGCTAACGAGGGTACTGAGATCAGTATTTTTGAAAATGTTTTTGCTGACATAGGTGATGAACAGAGTATAGAGCAGAGTTTAAGCACATTTTCCTCACATATGAAGAATATTGTAAATATTCTTAAAAACGCTGATAACAAGTCAATGGTTTTATTTGATGAACTTGGTGCAGGTACGGATCCTACGGAAGGCGCTGCTCTTGCAATGTCAATACTTGAGTGTCTGCATCAGATGGGAGCTGTGACTGTTGCAACCACCCACTACAGTGAACTGAAGATTTATGCAGTATCGACTAAAGGGGTTGAGAATGCCTGTTGTGAGTTTGATGTAGAGACATTAAAACCCACATATAAGCTTTTGATAGGTATACCGGGCAAAAGTAATGCTTTTGCAATCTCCAAAAGACTTGGGTTGACGGAAGATATTATTGAAAGGGCGAAAGAGTTTCTCACACAGGAAGATATTAAGTTCGAAGATATGCTGTTAAGCATAGAAAAAAATAGAAGCGAATCTGAGAAGGAAAGAGAAAAAGCCCAGATATACAGGATTGAGATAGAAAAGATGAAGGGTGAAATAGAGGAACAGAATAGAAGAATAAACGCACAGAAAGATAAAATATTAAGAGAAGCAAAGGAAGAGGCAAGGAGAATACTGCTTGAAGCGAAGCAGGAAGCTACTGACGTATTGACGGAAATGAGAAAAATGGAAGCAGACAGAGAAGCTGCTCAAAGGGAAAGAGAGGCTGAGGAGCTAAAAGCAAGACTTAAAAGCAAGTTGAATAGAATTGAGGATTCACTTGCCGAGTCACTTATGCCAAAGCAGGGATATGTAAAACCTCCAAAAAATCTGAAGCCCGGAGACAGCATTCTTATTGTAAACCTTAATCAGAAAGGAACAGTGGTTAATCCGCCAAATGCAGAAGGCGAGGTATTGGTTCAGGCCGGTATTATGAAAATTAATGTTCATATCACCAATCTTAAGTTGGTTGACGAGCAAAAAATTGAAACACATAAAAGTGGAATGGGGAAGATAGGAGTATCAAAGTCAAAAAGTGTATCTATGGAAGTTGACCTAAGAGGCTTGAATCTGGATGAAGCTGTCGAGGTTGTAGATAAATACCTTGATGACGCAAGTATTGCAGGATTACACGAGGTTACAATAATACACGGGAAGGGAACCGGTGTGCTGCGGAACGGCATACATCAGTTCCTGAGACTAAACCATCATGTTGGGAATTTCAGGTTGGGAAAGTATGGTGAAGGTGAGACAGGTGTGACCATAGTGGAGTTGAAATAG
- the typA gene encoding translational GTPase TypA, with the protein MEKIREDLRNVAIIAHVDHGKTTLVDGMLRQSGIFRENEMVQERVMDSNDLERERGITILAKNTAVNYKGIKINIVDTPGHADFGGEVERVLKMVDGVLLLVDAFEGPMPQTRFVLKKALELNLKPIVVVNKIDRPEARPDEVVDDVLELFIELGADDDQLEFPVIYASSREGFAVCDLYGERVDLKPLFETIIEKVPAPKGYIDKPLQLLVSSIDYDDYVGRIAVGRVERGTVKSGQQAVICRKDGSLQNIRISKLYTIEGLKRIDAAEAALGDIVSVSGVGDITIGETICDTDTPEPLPFIDIDEPTISMNFIVNNSPFAGREGTFVTSRHLRDRLYKELETNVSLRVEETDSADSFKVSGRGELHLSILIETMRRQGYEFQVSKPTVILKEIDGETYEPIEYLTIDVPEDFMGVVMEKLGSRKAEMVNMHSANQGYMRLEFKIPARGLIGYRSEFLTDTKGNGIMNHIFHGFEPFRGEISGRQRGAMTAWEEGEAVTYGLYNAQERGTLFISSGAKVYEGMIVGENSRTEDIVVNVCKKKHVTNMRASGSDEALRLTPPRVMSLEQSLEFIADDELVEITPKTIRLRKKILDTELRAKQESKARKSN; encoded by the coding sequence GTGGAAAAAATTAGAGAAGATTTAAGAAATGTAGCAATAATCGCACACGTAGACCATGGCAAAACAACATTGGTAGATGGTATGCTGAGACAGAGCGGTATATTCAGAGAAAATGAAATGGTACAGGAAAGAGTAATGGACTCGAATGACCTTGAGAGGGAAAGAGGAATTACCATTCTCGCAAAGAATACTGCAGTCAACTATAAAGGGATAAAGATAAATATTGTAGATACCCCGGGTCATGCAGACTTTGGTGGAGAAGTTGAACGCGTCCTAAAAATGGTAGATGGTGTTTTGTTGCTGGTAGATGCCTTTGAAGGACCAATGCCTCAGACCAGGTTTGTTCTAAAAAAAGCTTTGGAACTTAATTTGAAGCCTATAGTAGTTGTAAACAAAATTGACAGACCTGAAGCAAGGCCTGACGAGGTTGTAGATGATGTTCTAGAACTGTTTATCGAGCTCGGTGCAGATGATGATCAGTTGGAGTTTCCTGTGATATATGCTTCTTCAAGGGAAGGTTTTGCTGTCTGTGACCTTTACGGTGAGAGAGTGGATCTGAAACCTTTGTTTGAAACCATAATCGAAAAGGTACCTGCGCCTAAGGGCTATATTGATAAACCACTCCAGTTGCTTGTGTCAAGTATAGATTACGACGATTATGTAGGACGTATTGCTGTTGGACGTGTTGAGAGGGGTACAGTAAAGTCGGGACAGCAGGCTGTCATATGTAGAAAAGACGGTTCCCTGCAAAATATCAGAATCAGCAAGCTTTATACAATTGAGGGGCTTAAAAGAATAGATGCTGCAGAGGCAGCACTGGGAGATATCGTATCAGTGTCGGGTGTCGGAGATATTACCATAGGTGAGACGATTTGTGATACTGATACTCCGGAACCATTGCCTTTTATCGATATAGACGAGCCTACAATATCAATGAATTTCATTGTAAACAACAGTCCTTTTGCTGGACGTGAGGGTACTTTTGTTACTTCAAGACATCTTAGGGACAGGCTGTATAAAGAACTGGAGACAAATGTAAGCTTGAGGGTTGAGGAAACCGATTCTGCCGATTCTTTTAAGGTATCAGGAAGAGGCGAATTGCATCTATCAATACTTATAGAAACCATGAGAAGGCAAGGATATGAATTCCAGGTTTCAAAACCTACGGTTATATTGAAGGAAATAGATGGCGAAACTTATGAACCTATAGAGTATTTGACTATAGATGTACCGGAAGATTTTATGGGCGTAGTTATGGAAAAGCTAGGGTCAAGGAAAGCAGAAATGGTTAATATGCATTCAGCAAACCAGGGCTATATGCGCCTGGAGTTCAAAATACCTGCAAGGGGTCTTATAGGTTACCGGTCAGAGTTTTTGACGGATACAAAAGGAAATGGTATAATGAATCATATATTCCATGGATTTGAGCCTTTCAGAGGTGAAATATCCGGAAGGCAGAGGGGAGCAATGACGGCCTGGGAAGAAGGAGAAGCTGTAACTTACGGCTTGTATAATGCCCAGGAAAGGGGAACACTATTTATTAGCTCCGGTGCCAAAGTATATGAGGGAATGATAGTAGGAGAAAATTCACGAACTGAAGATATAGTGGTAAACGTATGCAAGAAAAAACATGTCACAAACATGCGTGCTTCAGGCTCAGACGAGGCTCTGAGGTTAACTCCTCCAAGAGTAATGAGCCTGGAACAGTCTTTGGAGTTTATTGCTGATGATGAGCTTGTAGAGATCACACCAAAGACCATAAGACTCAGGAAAAAAATATTAGATACGGAATTAAGAGCTAAGCAGGAATCAAAAGCTCGTAAATCAAATTAA
- the mltG gene encoding endolytic transglycosylase MltG, with translation MSDLRERIEKKRQVKRKKALFRLSVFAVIVLLTIICSVVSYKYVIKNTGDSEKETTITIEHGKEIEVKIPLGAGPASIAEILKKEGIISHPRIFKLISKINGYDSTYKSGTHVLSKDLSYTEIMRVLSSKPTDNTSVKATIPEGLTLDEIINKLNKDAEKQKKPKLVDKDRFKNLVENGKFDYKFIKDIPQGREFRLQGYLFPETYFFDSDGKEEEVINKMLGQFDKIFSEEYLKRAKELNMTVDQIITLASLIERESSVKDERPKIAAVFYNRLKSKDASLRRLQSCASVQYILLKTTGKTKTRLFNEDTKIDDPYNTYLHEGLPPGPICSPGEDAINAALYPEENDYLYFVAKEDGTGGHYFSRTFKEHLSAQAKAQKNIKD, from the coding sequence ATGAGCGATTTAAGGGAAAGAATTGAAAAGAAGAGACAAGTAAAGCGGAAGAAAGCATTATTCAGGTTGTCTGTTTTTGCTGTAATCGTCCTCTTAACAATTATTTGTAGTGTTGTGTCCTACAAGTATGTTATTAAGAACACGGGCGATAGCGAAAAGGAAACTACCATAACTATTGAACACGGAAAAGAAATAGAAGTCAAGATTCCTTTGGGTGCGGGACCTGCTTCAATAGCAGAAATACTGAAAAAAGAAGGTATAATAAGCCACCCAAGAATTTTTAAACTTATTTCTAAGATAAACGGATACGATAGTACATATAAATCGGGAACTCATGTGTTAAGCAAAGACTTAAGTTATACGGAAATAATGCGGGTATTGTCCAGCAAACCTACTGATAATACCAGTGTAAAAGCTACCATTCCTGAAGGGCTGACCCTTGATGAAATTATCAATAAGCTGAATAAGGATGCAGAAAAACAAAAAAAGCCAAAATTGGTGGACAAGGATAGATTTAAGAATCTTGTAGAAAACGGAAAATTCGATTACAAGTTTATTAAAGATATACCTCAAGGAAGAGAATTCAGGCTCCAGGGCTACCTGTTCCCGGAAACTTATTTCTTTGATTCCGACGGTAAAGAAGAAGAAGTAATAAATAAAATGCTGGGGCAATTTGATAAGATATTTAGCGAGGAATACCTTAAAAGAGCCAAGGAACTAAATATGACAGTGGACCAGATCATTACACTTGCATCACTTATTGAAAGGGAATCAAGTGTCAAGGATGAACGTCCTAAAATAGCAGCAGTTTTTTATAACAGGTTGAAAAGCAAGGATGCATCACTCAGGAGATTGCAGTCATGTGCTTCAGTGCAATACATACTTTTGAAAACAACAGGTAAAACCAAAACAAGGTTGTTTAATGAGGATACAAAGATTGATGATCCTTATAATACATATTTACACGAAGGCTTGCCTCCGGGACCTATTTGCAGTCCGGGGGAAGATGCAATAAATGCAGCGCTTTATCCTGAAGAGAATGATTATTTGTATTTTGTTGCAAAGGAAGACGGAACAGGCGGGCATTACTTTTCCAGAACTTTTAAGGAACATCTTAGTGCACAAGCAAAAGCACAAAAAAATATAAAAGATTAA
- a CDS encoding O-methyltransferase, producing MICYEYINDYIRKTIKRNEGILVELEEFAKVNHVPIIHPEVARLICVLGKMQQPERILEVGTAIGYSALLFSSILKPGGKIDTIDRYELMTERAKENIKRAGKADIINIIVGDALEVLKCLDKKYDMIFLDAAKGQYGEFLPECLRMLNKGGLLISDNVLYKGMIATDELVVRRKKTIVKRMRDYLDTICNMDELETSIIPIGDGVALSYKKS from the coding sequence ATGATTTGTTATGAATACATAAATGATTATATCAGGAAAACAATAAAACGGAATGAAGGTATATTGGTTGAGTTGGAGGAGTTTGCAAAAGTAAATCATGTGCCTATCATACATCCGGAAGTAGCACGTCTGATATGTGTATTGGGCAAGATGCAGCAGCCGGAGAGGATACTGGAGGTAGGTACTGCAATCGGGTATTCTGCATTGCTGTTTTCTTCAATCTTAAAGCCTGGAGGAAAAATCGATACTATTGACAGATACGAGCTAATGACAGAACGGGCAAAAGAAAATATTAAGAGAGCAGGAAAAGCAGATATTATCAATATAATAGTCGGAGACGCGCTTGAAGTACTGAAATGCCTTGATAAGAAGTATGATATGATTTTTCTTGATGCAGCGAAGGGGCAATATGGGGAGTTTTTGCCTGAATGCTTAAGGATGCTGAACAAGGGTGGGCTTCTGATTTCGGATAATGTACTTTACAAGGGCATGATTGCAACTGATGAACTGGTAGTGAGAAGAAAGAAAACTATTGTAAAGCGTATGAGGGATTACCTCGATACCATATGTAATATGGACGAGCTGGAGACCAGCATTATACCTATAGGGGATGGAGTAGCGCTGTCGTATAAAAAAAGTTGA
- a CDS encoding U32 family peptidase, whose protein sequence is MRKVELLAPAGNLEKLKMAIEYGADAVYIGGEEYGLRASADNFNLEEMKDGIEYTHSKGKKIYLTMNIIPHNEDLSEMPAYVESVSKLGIDAIILSDPGVYSIVKECAPEMEIHLSTQANNTNWRSARFWHEHGVRRIVLARELSFSEIKEIREKTDKALELEIFIHGAMCISYSGRCLLSNYMANRDSNRGQCAHPCRWKYHLVEEKRPGEYMPVFENERGTFIYNSKDLCLIEHIPDIIESGVYSLKIEGRMKSSYYVATIVRAYRQAIDEYYNDPEKYIFNPKLLEEISKASHREYTTGFYFNKPTGQDQIYHTSSYIREYDFVGLVTAYDKVTGMATIEQRNRMYTGDEIEVVRPGGGYFVQNIKTMKNIEGEEIEVAPHPQMTVFMPMDQEVEEYTMLRRKGKNG, encoded by the coding sequence ATGAGAAAAGTTGAACTGCTTGCACCTGCAGGCAATCTTGAGAAGCTTAAAATGGCTATTGAATATGGAGCGGATGCTGTGTATATAGGAGGAGAAGAATATGGATTGAGGGCCTCTGCAGATAACTTCAATCTTGAAGAAATGAAGGATGGAATCGAATATACACATTCAAAAGGTAAGAAGATTTATCTTACAATGAACATAATTCCGCATAATGAAGACTTAAGCGAAATGCCGGCATATGTCGAAAGTGTTTCAAAGCTGGGAATAGATGCTATAATCCTATCTGATCCGGGAGTATATTCCATTGTAAAGGAATGTGCACCGGAAATGGAGATACACCTTAGTACACAAGCCAATAATACAAACTGGAGAAGCGCCCGTTTTTGGCATGAGCATGGTGTGAGAAGGATAGTACTTGCAAGAGAACTCTCTTTTTCCGAAATAAAGGAAATTAGAGAGAAGACGGATAAGGCTCTGGAGCTTGAAATCTTTATCCATGGTGCAATGTGTATATCGTATTCGGGGAGATGCTTATTAAGCAATTACATGGCAAACCGCGACTCAAACCGGGGACAGTGTGCGCATCCATGCAGGTGGAAGTATCATCTCGTAGAGGAGAAGCGACCAGGGGAATATATGCCTGTTTTCGAAAACGAGAGGGGTACATTTATTTATAATTCAAAGGATTTGTGCCTTATAGAACATATTCCGGACATTATCGAATCTGGAGTTTACAGTCTTAAAATAGAGGGCAGGATGAAAAGCTCTTACTACGTAGCAACTATTGTGAGAGCTTACAGACAGGCAATAGATGAATACTACAACGATCCTGAAAAATACATTTTCAATCCGAAACTGCTTGAAGAAATATCAAAAGCAAGCCACAGGGAATACACCACAGGTTTTTACTTTAACAAACCTACAGGGCAGGACCAGATTTATCATACTAGTTCTTATATAAGGGAATATGATTTTGTTGGATTGGTTACTGCTTATGACAAAGTTACGGGAATGGCGACAATAGAACAGAGAAACAGGATGTATACTGGAGATGAGATTGAAGTAGTAAGACCCGGGGGAGGATATTTCGTACAAAATATCAAAACCATGAAAAATATTGAAGGTGAAGAAATAGAAGTGGCACCACATCCTCAAATGACAGTATTCATGCCTATGGATCAGGAAGTTGAGGAGTATACAATGCTTAGACGGAAGGGAAAGAATGGCTGA